A stretch of the Macaca mulatta isolate MMU2019108-1 chromosome 14, T2T-MMU8v2.0, whole genome shotgun sequence genome encodes the following:
- the SPTY2D1 gene encoding protein SPT2 homolog, which yields MDFREILLIASKGQGVNNVPKRYSLAVGPPKKDPKVKGVQSAAVQAFLKRKEEELRRKALEEKRRKEELVKKRIELKHDKKARAMAKRTKDNFHGYNGIPIEEKSKKRQATESHTSQGTDREYEMEEENEFLEYNHAESEQEYEEEQEPPKVESKPKVPLKSAPPPMNFTDLLRLAEKKQFEPVEIKVVKKSEERPMTAEELREREFLERKHRRKKLETDGKLPPTVSKKAPSQKESVGTKLSKGSGDRHPSSKGMPLPHAEKKSRPSMANEKHLAWSSSKSMPGERIKAGSGNSSQPSLREGHDRPVFNGAGKPHSSTSSPSVPKTPASRTQKSAIEHKAKKSPSHPSHSRPGPMVTPHNKAKSPGVRQPGSSSSSAPGQPSTGVARPTVSSGPVPKRQNGSSSSGPERSINGSKKPTNDSNPSRRTVSGTCGPGQPASSSSGPGQPISGSGSSARPLGSSRGPGRPVSSPHELRRPVSGSGPTGRSVSGPGRSVSGSVPAGRTISSSVPGRPVSSLRPGRTISSSGPTIKPKCTVVSETISSKNIISRSSNGQMNGMKPPLSGYRSAQGPQRLPFPTGYKRQREYEEEDDDDEYDSEMEDFIEDEGEPQEEISKHIREIFGYDRKKYKDESDYALRYMESSWKEQQKEEAKSLRLGMQEDLEEMRREEEEMQRRRAKKLKRR from the exons CCttagaggagaaaaggagaaaagaggaactAGTGAAAAAGCGAATTGAGCTCAAACATGACAAGAAAGCAAGAGCTATGGCCAAGAGGACAAAGGATAATTTCCATGGTTACAATGGGATTCCTATTGAGGAAAAGTCAAAGAAGAGGCAGGCAACAGAAAGCCATACCAGCCAAGGAACCGACCGAGAGTATGAAATGGAAGAAGAGAATGAATTCCTTGAGTACAATCACGCAGAGTCAGAGCAGGAGTATGAGGAAGAGCAAGAACCTCCCAAAGTTGAAAGCAAACCAAAGGTCCCCCTTAAAAGTGCCCCACCACCTATGAACTTCACTGATTTACTCAGGCTGGCTGAGAAAAAGCAGTTTGAACCAGTGGAAATCAAGGTAGTGAAGAAATCAGAAGAGCGACCTATGACTGCAGAAGAACTTAGGGAGCGAGAATTCCTTGAACGAAAGCATCGGAGAAAAAAACTTGAGACAGATGGAAAACTACCTCCAACTGTGTCCAAAAAGGCACCCTCTCAGAAAGAAAGTGTGGGCACAAAACTAAGCAAAGGTTCTGGAGACAGGCATCCTTCTTCCAAAGGAATGCCCCTTCCTCATGCTGAAAAGAAATCAAGACCCAGCATGGCCAATGAGAAACACCTTGCTTGGTCTTCATCAAAATCCATGCCAGGAGAGAGGATCAAGGCAGGATCTGGCAATAGCTCCCAACCCTCACTTCGTGAGGGCCACGACAGACCTGTTTTCAATGGAGCTGGAAAGCCTCATTCCAGCACCTCTTCACCAAGTGTCCCAAAGACTCCTGCTAGCAGGACTCAGAAATCTGCTATTGAGCACAAAGCCAAAAAATCTCCATCCCATCCTAGCCATTCCAGGCCTGGGCCCATGGTCACCCCACACAATAAGGCTAAGAGTCCAGGTGTTAGGCAGCCAGGCAGCAGCTCTAGCTCAGCCCCTGGGCAGCCCAGCACAGGGGTTGCTCGACCCACAGTTAGTTCTGGCCCTGTGCCTAAGCGCCAGAATGGCAGCTCCAGCTCAGGACCTGAGCGATCAATCAATGGGTCCAAGAAGCCAACCAATGACTCAAATCCCTCTAGGCGGACAGTCAGTGGTACATGTGGCCCTGGACAACCTGCAAGCAGCTCAAGTGGCCCTGGGCAACCCATCAGTGGTTCAGGTAGTTCTGCAAGACCCTTGGGCAGCTCTCGTGGCCCTGGCCGACCTGTGAGCAGTCCACATGAACTTCGACGACCAGTGAGTGGCTCAGGCCCCACTGGGCGGTCTGTCAGTGGCCCTGGGAGATCCGTAAGTGGCTCAGTTCCAGCTGGACGGACTATCAGTAGTTCAGTCCCAGGAAGACCAGTGAGCAGCTTGAGACCTGGGCGAACAATTAGTAGCTCAGGTCCCACAATAAAGCCTAAGTGCACTGTTGTCTCCGAAACAATTTCTTCCAAGAATATCATTAGCCGGTCCAGcaatggacagatgaatggaatGAAGCCTCCCCTATCTGGCTACAGATCTGCCCAAG GTCCTCAAAGGCTTCCCTTCCCTACTGGTTACAAAAGGCAGCGAGAATATGAagaggaagatgatgatgatgaatacGACTCTGAAATGGAAGATTTTATCGAAGATGAAGGAGAGCCTCAGGAAGAAATATCCAAGCACATTAGAGAAATTTTTGGTTATGACCGAAAAAA ATACAAAGATGAAAGTGATTATGCCTTACGTTACATGGAAAGTAGTTGGAAAGAGCAGCAGAAGGAAGAAGCAAAGAG CTTAAGACTAGGTATGCAAGAGGACTTAGAGGAAATGAGACgtgaagaagaagaaatgcaaCGTCGAAGGGCCAAGAAGCTGAAGAGGCGTTAG
- the MISFA gene encoding mitochondrial sheath formation-associated protein: MIVLGWMFFVGLACYMGTFPESMPPTLKWQERWPVQESKTQLRRQALDEDLPQ, from the exons ATGATTGTGCTTGGCTGGATGTTTTTTGTTGGACTTGCATGTTACATGGGCACGTTTCCAGAGTCGATG cCTCCAACTCTGAAGTGGCAGGAGAGGTGGCCTGTTCAGGAGAGCAAGACACAACTGAGGAGGCAGGCTTTAGATGAAGATCTGCCGCAGTAA